The nucleotide window aaacataaaaacaacgattactaaaataaacgagaaaaaaaaaatcaaactcagTTGTTGTCTTCATCACGTCCAAATTTACGCCATatatgttcaaccaaatcagCTTTCAGTTGTTGATGCATCTGTCTATCACGAATTCTAGTTCGAGCACTCATCATATTTGCGATATTTGAAGGCATATCTGTAGAATACGTGAGATCGACATGTGAACTTCCGTTGTCTTCAGCTTCTTGGAACTCTGAAACGTCTAACAGAGTGTATCCATCTCGTTCGTCCTCGAcgatcatattatggagtatgatacaagctctcataatcttccctATTTTGGCTTTATCCCAAAAAAGTGCCGGATTTTTAACAATGGCAAAGCGGGCTTGCAGGACTCCAAAAGCacgctcgacatcttttcgAACAGCTTCTTGACGTTGAGCAAATAAAACCGCTTTTGGGCCTTGTGGTAATGAAATTGATTGGATAAAAGTTGCCCATTTTGGATAGATGCCATCAGTGAGATAGTAAGCCAAATGATACTCTCTTCCGTTGACAGAGTATGTGACTTGCGGAGCTTGACCATTtattatgtcatcaaaaacaggtgagcgatcaagaacattgatatcatttAAAGTACCTGGAGGTCCAAAAAACGCATGCCATATCCAGAGATCATATGAAGCAACCGCCTCTAAAACAATTGTTGGTTTACCCGAACCCCGAGTATATtgccctttccaagcggtgggacaattcttccactcccaatgcatacaatcgatgcttcctACCATCCCGGGAAATCCACGATATTCACCAATATCAAGTAAACGTTGAAGATCAGCAGGTGTTGGTCTTCTCAGGTATTCTCCACCGAATAAAGAAATTATTCCGTCCACAAAATGTTCCAAACACGACCGAGCTGTAGTTGAACCGAGGCGGAGGTATTCGTCGACCGCATCAGCCGCATTCCCATATGCCAAGATACGAATGGCTGCTGTACACTTCTGAAGTGGAGAGAGACTAACCCTTCCGAGAGCATCCTTTTTTGGTTGAAAAAATGGAACTTCATTAGAGAGTCGCTGAACAATATGCATGAATAAATGTTTGTTCATTCGAAATCGTCGTCGGAATAGATTTGGAGGATATGTTGGAGTGTCGCTGAAATAATCATTCCATAAACGTAAATCGCCTTCTTCGCGATTTCTTTCGATGTAAGCTCGTTGTTTTCTtcgttttttctctttttcttgatCACCATAGGCATTGGAGAATTTGTCGAAAGCTTGatcaaaatattgatcaaatgcttgatcaaaatattgatcaaaaGCATCATCCATTGATCCATCAAATGTGTTGTGAGAAGACGAtgccattttttatttttatttttggcttGATCTTCTTTGAATGGTGAGGTGAGAAGGAGATAATACGTTTGGCgtattgatcaaatattttgGTGAGAAGGAGAGAATGCGATTGAGAGATTACGGTGAGAAGGAGAGAATGAGATGGAGAGATTATGGTGAGAAGGAGAGAATGAGATTGGGTAATATTTTGAATGGTGAGAAGGAGAGAACCGTGAGGTGAAGAGAATGAGATTGGCTACTAGAGTTTCTGTGATATTTCAAATGTGAGATGAAGAGAATGTGATTGTGTGATTCTTCATAATCGAACAACAACACCGAAAGAGAGGTAGCCGTcgagagagagaaacaagagAAAGAGTCGACAGAGACACCGAAAGAGAGGTAGCCGCCGAGAGAAAGCGAGAGCAAccaacagagagagagaaaccagACAACCGCCGACGAGAGGAGAAGTCGCCGTCGGTGTAGAGAATCACCGTCTTGAGAGAGAATCGACAGAAGGACAGAAGAGAGAACGAGAGAAGAGAGACGGAGAGGAGAGAGGCGAGACCGCTTCAACTTCTCCTCTGGCCACTCACGCTTTGACAGATGTCCATCTGTATACGCTTCTTCTAACTCCTAATTAGGAGGCGTATATTGCTTTAATCtatttttctcatttaattTTAATCCCAATTTACTTAAGATACACCAATAAGAGACAGCGTTAAACCTGCTCTAAGTTGTTTTGTTTGGATGACCATATTTAATGgtattttattttccttctaATTACTATTTATAGAGTAAAAAGTGTTTTCAATGGTGTGTTACATCTTCCATTAAATAAAGAAATATGAACAGTAATTATACGTTAAATGTAGAATAATAACACATCTGCTTGATTTACTTTCagagaattttttttccttacaaAACAACCTCTTATTTTATACTTGGGTCTGCCCGCCCTGCGGGTGAGAAATTatagtaaaatttattttatattaatttatgaagtatttaAAAACTACTATAGattaaaaatactataaataaaaataacaatgaaAGAATTATGAGatcattataataaatatttttgttttgaattataATGACAATAACCTTCACCGTTCTTTGATAAATagcattatatttttaatatttatttgagtttcaatgtttagttttataatattctTCATTAGACtaatttattaaatgattttttttttttgcaaatatgaCTCAATACTTCAAGGGaacatttgctaaaaccaacccaaatatttaattcaaatgtAATAGTGTActctactttcagtcaaatgcaaaaccaacctaaaagagtagtgaaagtactatttaacccttatgaccaaacaaaaaacagaaatgtattttacgtttctatcctttggaagtctacacgtaataaaagaagtctacatatatatagacttcaTACGAAGTCTACCTTATAGACTTattttgtagtctacactctaatttgatctaataatttaattttgaaaatgtataaaaataattattgtgatatttttaactaatcatcaatataatggataatatgaagtaaataaattaaaatttcatataatcaaacaattttgaagaatatatactaatttggttatcatgtgttagactatgttcatagtttagaaacaaaaggttctaacatgttatgtcttttagtagttgatttcatagggttagattttagattttgtttttttttggttttattaacttaaatcttcatattaatgtttagtagtttatattttgtataaatgagactttttgattatcaagcaaaacatttagggcttgagatttgtggtttagggtttcgtagacctacaataaagtctatttatctgaagacgtctttttcagtctatatttttcaatttgttttacaaaaaatcattatatttaaattaagttaagttccttacgaataaaaaagtgaaatcatatacaataactattaaaaaataaagaaataaatttaataaatcatattttaaaattattaaaataataaagaataaacaacaataattaaattattatagtagacttccaaaaaggtctactaagttatagtaagatctactccaaaattttaattttagtagatttcaaacgaagtctacagtatcgtaaattttaacctagttacatttttttctccctatataaacaaaatttatacagtctctctctaaagtggctgcacaagtttttaaaactctctcccttctctctaaaactctctctcttctctctaaaattctctcaattgtttctaaaactctctcattatcttctttctctctaaaattttctcaagtctttctcacaatattatcttgtcattttagatattatgattcatggttttcatcttctcctttaaaaaatgtaagttttagatctatagattttaaatgtgtatttttatgttatttatttctcacaatattatctttttttggtaggtattatcactcatggatttcatcttctcctctaaaagtataagttttagattaatagattttaaatatgtatttacatgtttatattcaaataaatttatagatcaagctctctacattaatttgctactagtttaccttataaattctattatgtaaagtattttcagatttaaaattattttcacatttcaaaatatatagattttttcagatctgaaagttatcagacagtgtagacttctaaagaagtttactaaagcttgcagacttcatatgaagtttactaaaccacaaagtttaagcagacttaattggaagtctacaaaaatatgactttaattttttttctatgtttttaataattttatcttattttgcaggtattttcttccatagttgttctcttctcctcctagaaatgtaaggtttacatctatagatttaaaatatgtgttctagtatttatattcaaataaagttacatattaaaattcatatcaatatgtctttaatttataactattttgtctattaaattatatttttaaaacttttttagatttaaacttatttcatatttttaatgtatttatttttcagaactattttttttttgatagagtagacttcatttgaaatctacttaaaacttacggctggtagacttcaaaaatgaagtctactagccttgacttttaagcatatttcattagaagtttactcaaatctgattttaatttttatcttattttttataattttattttattttacaggtattctcttccaatgttttcaaatcatcttcccaaaaatgCAAGCTTTCcctatattcattataagatattttgtgtttataatgaactaaatttatagattcatacattatctttttgctttgttacaaggatgacaaaaaatcatttttgaaatattttccagaacaaagtattttcaaattttctaaaggcacacttttagatatgaaaattttccattagtgtagacttcaactaaaatctactaaacaataactttacgtagacttaataaaaagtctactaaaatatgatttcattttttatcttatgtttttctcataactctatcttattttgcaggtactttttccaagactttatttgaggcatcaagattatgaaaaatcaaacatactcaagaatattttttattatattgctctgtaataattttcataataaaatattaatttttaaataattttttaatgcataatctataaacattgtattcatttttagttgttttcacttgtatgatattattaattttttgttagatatcaattttttcacaagatctaaccaaccaaacaagtaaaatcaccataagctaaaataataactaacacacatgtgagaagaagaaaatctatacaaaattttcccaaaaagtTTCAAGAGtaacactaatcaaaacaatttgcaataagtatcaagtgtataattataatacattaaattgtgaaattcatccaagaccattaaaatattattaacatacactgtaaaataattaaatcatgaaaaaatatgatgaataatacacaaatacacttttaatagaatttacgacgtagacttcaacggcagtctacatttgtagatttacaaaaacgtctacacttattatctAACATATAGTTAATCCAAAAAATTCTAGTGTATTTGGCGCATGCCtgatacacaaaggcgtacaaagtgtgtcttagataactcgatcaagttccgtacttgtcgattattcgtGACAGGTATAAGAGGAGTATTTGCCTATTcggagtcatttgttttaaatgatgtttggtaaggaatatgttagcaccatcttctcaattttgttgtccagatcataatcttcttgtgtcatttcaaaaagtttaccATGTATACAGCCATCATGCATAAGGAACATTCTTCAACTTTTCCGATTCTTCATccttttcgaatattttgtcacccaaaatgtctttggcccatgcttcacactcgctctaagtttccaaccacatcctcgaacacgacacttagccacatacagagttttCGTTGTCTTACATGCtgagaatgtaaatttatattccacagccaccgacttcagctttgaaacaagctcagccttactagcaaaactataaacgaagacttacaaattcgtctacaattattagctaacaacattgtcaaatcaaatgaattatacattcataattataaaaaaaattcttttcaaaatcactcaaacccattaggattaactaacacacactgtcaaacaaaaaaaactagaaaaaatttaatgaataatacacaaattcacatttttatagatttttctatgcagacttaatattcagtctctgaagatgtagacgttcttttcagtttacagacgtagactgtcaaataggtctactctttgggttagtttttgcaattgaccattttacgggttgctttctataaatgaataaaagttgtgattttgtacatgtagactttcatttcagtctacaatttaaaaatgttactttttgcaattgaccagaattcatccaagatttgactttcagaGTTTTCAAGTCTACAATATGGGTTTAATTATGACATGTCTTACCACAATTAtgacataaaattaaaatagaaaataataaatatatagtagtaaccataaaaaaattataagcaACCTAAATTAAATCTTAGATAAAATTTATCATAAACTTATACACtcaacaaattaataaaaaataaataaaatatttatttattttaatagtaatttatatattttaatgtttctaaagaGAACATCAATCTATGGTAAAATTGTAATAAGATATTGTGTCACTaccatatttttataaataatattatattactttcgGCAGTTATTACATGATGTTAAGATTATTGTAACATGACCAATTTATTATAGATATTTACATTTTGATAAGATTTTTAGACATTtaataatctttttaaaatatcaaagatAAGTAAAGCTATATCTAATCAAGTTTGTAAACTATTgaattgtatttaaaatttaattgtgataaaataatttaatgtagTGATCATTAGCATTCAGGTATCTTTTATAAGTTAaatatgttttactaaaaccgacaaataaatttttattcttaaaaaataagtaaaatagtataaaaattattatttcaaaaaacgaaaattattttttaaaatacaataatttaaatacaatgaaattataaaattaaaatagataaaaaattacaaatgattattttatacttttaaaaattaatgtaataaaaatattttctgaacaaaaaaataaaagttattatttttcgCATGGTACAAGAAACCATCtagtatattatttataatttgatataCATAAATTGGATCATCATTGTTGTAaattaaaattgttattttattaattgttgATTATTTTATACTTATGTGATTCAGtaactataaataaaattattactaTCCTTTCTAATGTTAAATTTATAGCTATGTGATGTATTATAGTTGCTAAAAggatttttagtaattaaacccctcaactaaagatgaatcgtaaaaaaaaccctcaactaaaaatcctgtgaaataaaccctcaactttagttccgttaacatatgttaccttCCGTCTAAAAAACTGTGACGGAGGGTGAaatatgttaacggtttataagttgagggtttataatgttaaaaacttagttgagggttttttttacgattcaaaaatagttgaggggttttatcactaaaagtcattaaagggtttttaagttatttattatccatttatacattgttttagattgatttgtaagcctttaaaactaatttatattttaatacattaatctattataaaattaatttatacatcttaaattaataattttcaacatgatttacaacttattataacttcaaaatattaaattatttgatatttggtaatagtgatataaaaaaaattgtgtgtttataacgtcattgtcaaatatcaaataattgaaagtttctaagttatattaagtcttaagtagtgtcgaggataattcatccatgaagtcaatctttctatttggagtatgacgtactttttcttatttttatgattttcgTCATCAGGTTCATACTTTCCTATTTTTctatattgttcttgatttattgtattactttatgtttcaaatctattattgatcaagaaaataaaattataacgtagttattcagaaatcaatgagaataaaaataatcatgcattattttggaGGGGGGAGAAGTATGAGCCGGATGacagaaatcatgaaaataggaaaaagtgcgtcatactctaaatagaaagattgacttcatggatgaattatctcgacactacttaagacttaatataacttagaaactataaattatttcatatttgacaatgacgatataaacacacaaatttgtttatatcactattgccaaatatcaaataatttaatattttaaagttaaaataagttgtaagtagtgttgaaaattattaatttaagatgtataaattaattttataatatattaatgtattaaaatttataaattagttttaaggcttataaatcttaaaacaatgtataaatgataataaataatttaataacatttaatgacttttagtgataaaacccctcaactaaagatgaatcgtaaaaaaaactctcaactaaaaatccagtgaaataagccctcaacttataaaccatTAACATATATCACCCTCCGTCACGGgtttttagacggagggtaacatatgttaacggaactaatgttgagggtttatttcacaagatttttagttgagggttttttttacgattcatctttagttgaagggtttaattactaaaaacccttgCTAAAATAAAAGGATGATATATAACTTTTCATTCTGAAGCGttcaaaattaaaacaaaaggtTTTTACTTCTTGACCTTCTTTTTCAGAAAGGGATAATATTCGCACATATGATTTAGAAAGGGAAAATACTTAACTAAGTACAAAATCAATgccaattaatttagaaattctaAAACTTTGGGAAAGCTTCCATATGCCAAATCACTAACCGTATCACAGAGAATCTGAAATCTCACTAAACGTTTTTATGGGAAAAACAATAGAGCATACTGCTTTCACGTCTAATTTGTGAGAAAACTAAAACCCACGTCTGTTCTGAAAAGTCAAAGATCTCCGAAAGCTATCACTACCTTGATCAAAACGCATTGCTCATCTCAAATTTTCCAGGGCCTTCTACTGATTTGTAATgtcatgttttattttgtaatacaAATGCCGTTTGCTTCAACATCGTAAACAAAATCTCTGATCATTGATTAGATCATTCCTATTGTCACATGTTTTAATTGTATCGCTCGAGTGTTTTGGCTCTTTATAGTATTGTTTATATCAATTAACAGGAGTAAAGGTGTTGATGGCATTTGGAGCTTAGAATCAAAAGTGGTACACTAAAACATAACTATGGGAATCTTGTCACGCAGGCAAACAAGCATCTTTATCtcgtttattttcttcttcttctctctataGATGCAGATAAAGCTTTAGATCAGATGATAATTGTTGTTAGTACAGTCCAACTAAATGTAGAAGATCAGAAGATCATGGCATGAAGCTTCTTGCAACTGCTTTGTGTTCTGTAACTTTTGGTATTCTGATTGGACTATCATTTCCATCTTTATGGATCACTAAGGTTaatcttctttctcttcaatcttttcttcttcttcttagatcTTTCTTCATCTGTTGCCATTTTGTATTGTGCAGGCTAGTCTACCAAAAACCCTTCTTCGTTCTGTTGCTCTCTCACATATAGATTCAGATACTGCAGCTCCTACACAGGCCATTGATAACTCAAAGGCATGTTTTATGTATTTGTTTTGAGAAGAATGACAACTTTTGTTTGCATGTTTCAAGAACAATGTGATTCACATTCTCAGATATGGGTTCCTTCAAATCCTCAAGGCGCTGAGAGATTGCCACCGGGTATTATTGCATCTGAATCAGACTTGTACTTGCGCAGATTGTGGGGGAACCCTGAAGAGGTTTGTTTCTCTTAACACAATCTCATTCTTGGATTTTACACTTCTCATGTGTGATAGCTTCAGTTTCATTTCTCTGTTTCTTCAGGATTTGAAGAACAAACCGAGATATCTAGTAACATTTACCGTGGGATATAACCAGAGACACAATATAGATGCATGTATTAAGAAGGTTGCTTCATGCcctttataattttcttttcttgtgcTTAATAGTAAACACATTATGTTGTTTTATCCTAAAAAACAGTTTTCAGATAGTTTCACCATTGTTCTGTTTCATTATGACGGGAGAGTAAGTGAGTGGGATGATGAGTTTGAGTGGTCAAAGAATGTAATACACATAAGTGTCCTCAAGCAAACCAAATGGTATAGCTTTGCTTAATTACacctctctctttttctctaaCCATATGAGTTTCTTGACTTTCCTATATATTATGAATTTTAAGGTGGTACGCAAAGAGATTCTTGCACCCGGACATTGTAGCGCGATACGATTATATATTCATATGGGATGAAGATCTTGGAGTTGATCACTTTAACGCAGAAGAGTgagtttcttttacattaacttgCATTTTCTTAATCATTTTCCTAAAGTTATTGTTGCAGATATGTACACATGGTCAAGAAGCATGGTCTTGAGATTTCACAGCCTGGTTTGGACCCAGAGAAAGGTTGTACATGGCAGATCACTAAAAGAAGAAAACATGTCGAAGTCCATAAGTATATATGACTCATATACAACTTCATCTCTTACAAGATTTTtgtcacatttttttttacatatatggCTTTGCAACTTACCAGGGAAACAGATGAAAAACTTGAATGGTGCTCCAATCCTCCTCGGCCTCCATGTGCTGCGTATGTTTAAAAACCTCTCTATCAAACTCAATGTTCACATGTCCTCGTATAAAACTTTAGGTCTTTGATAATATAACAGATTTGTAGAGATTATGGCTCCTGTTTTCTCAAGGGATGCATGGCGCTGCGTGTGGCATATGATCCAGGTTACATTTACTTTATCATCTCTTGTCTTCTTCGCTCTGTTCTATTTTCAAAGATACCCTTTTTCAATTACTCTTACGTACACCTTTTTATGAACCGATAACAGAATGATTTGGTTCACGGTTGGGGTCTTGACTTTGCACTCAGAAGATGTGTTGAGGTACACAAAACATTAAACATCACCAGATGCTTACTGTTAATTAAAatcaatcttcttttttttttttttttttgctaaagaaaatcaaaatcaatcttcttGTTTTCAATAGATTAACAAATAGGCTTTCATATTTATATCTGAAAATGAAGGAGCCTGCTTACGAGAAGATAGGAATTGTAGACTCTCAGTGGATTGTTCATCAGTTTATCCCTTCACTTGGCAGTCAGGGAAAGGAAGAAAATGGAAAGTCTCCTTTAGAAGGGGTAATAAAGCTTGATCTTGTCAGAATAAGAAGATTGGTCTTGTTTGGGAGGGTTTGGTCTTGTCTGAATAAGAAGCTTGTCTTTTTTATATACTCTAGAACAATAACTTGATAGCAAGCAACTAGATGTGTCCCATATTTATGTTTCAGTGTGGTTGTTGTTTATTGTAGGTGAGGGACAGATGCCATATGGAATGGAAAATGTTCGAGAGCAGAGTAGATAACGCAGAGAAGGATTATTTCAAATCATTACAAGTTCAAAGCCAATCCAAGTCAACCACCTTTCAATAGGACCTTAACCATTTTTGTTGTATTCAGGAGTGATTCTTCCCAATATTTACATACAAATCTATATagtagtaatatatatatataaatacctCTTATATCAGATTCTACTGGATAATAGAGACAGAGGCTTGTCAATAAACTCTTCAAGATTTATCAAATCACTTTTTCCAAAACAATGAAGTTCAAAGAGCTGAGACAGAACAGGTGTGTCATCGCGTCCTGCCTAGCCATGCTGCCATAGTGTGAGTTGCGTCTCCACCTGTCAGTTGTGAGTCGACCACGGGAGAAAAAGGAGCTCTCCGCAACGCACCATCTGGTTGGCTGATCACAACAGGTGTCAGAGGAACAGCAGACAACATAACACAATCATTGGGTGGGGATGATCCTCTAACGACAACCTCTGTCGTGGTGACACATGTTTA belongs to Brassica rapa cultivar Chiifu-401-42 chromosome A07, CAAS_Brap_v3.01, whole genome shotgun sequence and includes:
- the LOC103829799 gene encoding putative nuclease HARBI1: MASSSHNTFDGSMDDAFDQYFDQAFDQYFDQAFDKFSNAYGDQEKEKKRRKQRAYIERNREEGDLRLWNDYFSDTPTYPPNLFRRRFRMNKHLFMHIVQRLSNEVPFFQPKKDALGRVSLSPLQKCTAAIRILAYGNAADAVDEYLRLGSTTARSCLEHFVDGIISLFGGEYLRRPTPADLQRLLDIGEYRGFPGMVGSIDCMHWEWKNCPTAWKGQYTRGSGKPTIVLEAVASYDLWIWHAFFGPPGTLNDINVLDRSPVFDDIINGQAPQVTYSVNGREYHLAYYLTDGIYPKWATFIQSISLPQGPKAVLFAQRQEAVRKDVERAFGVLQARFAIVKNPALFWDKAKIGKIMRACIILHNMIVEDERDGYTLLDVSEFQEAEDNGSSHVDLTYSTDMPSNIANMMSARTRIRDRQMHQQLKADLVEHIWRKFGRDEDNN
- the LOC103829800 gene encoding uncharacterized protein LOC103829800, producing the protein MPFASTSSKGVDGIWSLESKVYSPTKCRRSEDHGMKLLATALCSVTFGILIGLSFPSLWITKASLPKTLLRSVALSHIDSDTAAPTQAIDNSKIWVPSNPQGAERLPPGIIASESDLYLRRLWGNPEEDLKNKPRYLVTFTVGYNQRHNIDACIKKFSDSFTIVLFHYDGRVSEWDDEFEWSKNVIHISVLKQTKWWYAKRFLHPDIVARYDYIFIWDEDLGVDHFNAEEYVHMVKKHGLEISQPGLDPEKGCTWQITKRRKHVEVHKETDEKLEWCSNPPRPPCAAFVEIMAPVFSRDAWRCVWHMIQNDLVHGWGLDFALRRCVEEPAYEKIGIVDSQWIVHQFIPSLGSQGKEENGKSPLEGVRDRCHMEWKMFESRVDNAEKDYFKSLQVQSQSKSTTFQ